Proteins encoded together in one Pseudomonas sp. ADAK13 window:
- a CDS encoding DUF1349 domain-containing protein encodes MFEQASWLNQPRHWSREGERLKVRTDASTDFWRETHYGFVRDNGHFLFVETDGDFTAQVKIHSEFTHLYDQAGLMVRVDEAHWVKIGAELSDGVTLLSSVLTNSVSDWATGVFPGDPEAFWIRVTVAKGVLRVQVSVDGVSWPLVRLAPFPVAASYQVGPYCCTPERGGLEVEFSELQVSAPNRKSLHDLS; translated from the coding sequence ATGTTTGAACAGGCCAGCTGGCTCAATCAACCCCGGCACTGGAGCCGAGAAGGCGAACGCCTCAAGGTCCGCACCGATGCCAGCACCGATTTCTGGCGCGAAACCCATTATGGTTTTGTGCGCGACAACGGGCATTTCCTGTTTGTCGAAACCGACGGCGACTTTACCGCCCAGGTCAAAATCCACAGCGAATTTACCCACCTGTATGACCAGGCCGGCCTGATGGTGCGGGTCGATGAAGCGCATTGGGTGAAGATCGGCGCAGAGCTGTCCGACGGCGTGACGCTGCTGAGCAGTGTGTTGACCAATAGCGTGTCGGACTGGGCCACCGGTGTGTTCCCGGGGGACCCCGAAGCGTTCTGGATTCGCGTGACGGTGGCCAAGGGCGTACTGCGCGTGCAGGTGTCGGTAGACGGCGTGAGCTGGCCGTTGGTGCGTCTGGCGCCGTTCCCCGTGGCCGCGTCCTATCAGGTCGGGCCTTACTGCTGCACACCGGAGCGTGGCGGGCTGGAGGTGGAGTTTTCCGAACTGCAGGTCAGTGCGCCCAATCGCAAATCCCTGCACGACCTGTCCTGA
- a CDS encoding LysR family transcriptional regulator: MLRSHLPLNALRAFEASARHLSFTRAAIELCVTQAAVSHQVKSLEAQLNITLFKRLPRGLMLTSEGETLLPVLRESFDRIAQTLGQFEAGHYREVLTVGAVGTFAVGWLLPRLADFQARYPFIDLRLSTNNNRVDVAAEGLDYAIRFGAGAWHGTEACQLLEAPLTVLCVPQIARQLQAPADLLKHTLLRSYRADEWTQWFQAAGLPADTLVPRSIVFDSSLAMMEAALQGAGVALAPAMMFSRQLATDVIRQPFEVGITTGSYWLTRLQSRAETPAMAAFKAWLREVAAPV; this comes from the coding sequence ATGCTCCGCTCCCATTTGCCCCTCAACGCGCTGCGGGCCTTCGAAGCCTCCGCGCGGCATTTGAGTTTTACCCGGGCGGCCATCGAGTTGTGCGTCACCCAGGCGGCGGTCAGTCACCAGGTGAAAAGCCTGGAGGCCCAGCTCAATATCACGCTGTTCAAACGCTTGCCTCGCGGCCTGATGCTCACCAGCGAAGGCGAAACCTTGTTGCCGGTGCTGCGGGAATCCTTTGACCGGATTGCTCAAACCTTAGGCCAGTTTGAAGCCGGGCATTACCGCGAAGTGTTGACGGTGGGTGCGGTGGGCACCTTTGCCGTAGGTTGGTTGTTGCCCAGGCTTGCGGATTTCCAGGCGCGCTACCCGTTTATCGACTTGCGGCTGTCCACCAACAACAACCGCGTTGACGTGGCTGCTGAAGGCCTGGATTACGCGATCCGCTTTGGCGCGGGCGCGTGGCACGGCACCGAGGCGTGCCAGTTGCTGGAAGCGCCGCTGACGGTGCTGTGCGTGCCACAGATTGCCCGCCAATTGCAGGCCCCGGCAGACCTGTTGAAACACACATTGCTGCGTTCTTACCGTGCTGATGAATGGACCCAGTGGTTCCAGGCCGCCGGGCTGCCGGCTGACACGCTGGTGCCGCGCAGCATTGTGTTTGACTCGTCCCTGGCAATGATGGAAGCCGCGCTTCAAGGTGCAGGTGTGGCGTTGGCCCCGGCGATGATGTTCAGCCGGCAACTGGCGACGGATGTGATTCGCCAGCCGTTCGAGGTGGGCATCACCACCGGCAGCTATTGGCTGACCCGGTTGCAGTCACGGGCCGAGACACCGGCGATGGCGGCATTCAAGGCGTGGTTGCGCGAAGTGGCAGCACCGGTGTAA
- a CDS encoding LysR family transcriptional regulator: MQTSGVDIRQLKAFVVVAEELSFVRAATRLHVSQPALSQTIRQFEALLDVQLFLRNTRNVTLTEAGQALLVEAREIVNGVTRLVRTAQEHARGVRGSLNIGFLIGAGVDLMPQILSVFARRYPEIELVVREYDFGSPHAGIDEGMDVSVLRPPLGLADIELHTLVTEPCVACLASSHRLAGQSSVSIYDVLQEPIIAAPGAGVWRSFWTADAYRDGQPARIVHEASTVETELQAVASERGISITALSTARFYARPGLAFPVISDMPMCEVAVALPPHPSVAARNFAELAMEVASSRR, from the coding sequence ATGCAAACTTCCGGCGTGGACATCCGTCAACTCAAGGCCTTCGTGGTAGTCGCCGAGGAGCTCAGCTTTGTGCGCGCGGCTACTCGCCTGCATGTCTCGCAACCGGCGCTGTCCCAGACCATCCGCCAGTTTGAAGCGCTGCTGGATGTGCAGCTGTTCCTGCGTAATACCCGCAACGTGACGCTGACCGAAGCCGGCCAGGCATTGCTGGTAGAGGCCCGGGAAATCGTCAATGGCGTGACCCGTCTGGTGCGCACTGCCCAGGAGCATGCACGCGGGGTGCGTGGCTCGTTGAATATCGGTTTCCTGATCGGCGCCGGCGTGGACCTGATGCCCCAGATCCTCAGTGTGTTTGCCAGGCGCTACCCGGAGATCGAGCTGGTGGTGCGCGAGTATGACTTCGGCTCGCCCCATGCCGGGATCGACGAAGGCATGGACGTCTCGGTGCTGCGCCCGCCACTGGGCCTGGCCGATATCGAGTTGCATACCCTGGTGACTGAACCGTGCGTGGCGTGCCTGGCGTCCAGCCACCGGTTGGCCGGGCAGAGCAGCGTGAGCATCTACGATGTACTGCAGGAGCCGATCATTGCCGCACCGGGTGCCGGCGTGTGGCGCAGTTTCTGGACCGCCGACGCTTACCGCGACGGGCAGCCGGCACGGATCGTCCATGAAGCCTCGACGGTGGAAACCGAGTTGCAGGCAGTAGCGTCCGAGCGCGGGATCAGCATCACCGCGTTGTCCACTGCACGCTTCTATGCGCGCCCTGGCCTGGCATTCCCGGTGATCAGCGATATGCCGATGTGTGAAGTGGCTGTGGCCTTGCCGCCACACCCGAGTGTGGCGGCGCGCAATTTTGCCGAACTGGCGATGGAAGTGGCGAGCAGCCGGCGTTAG
- the yghX gene encoding YghX family hydrolase, giving the protein MTRLTAKDFAPELLELYDGYAHGKINRREFLDRAALFTFGGLTASALLAALSPNYALAEQVKFTDPEIVADYITYPSPKGNGNVRGYLVRPAKATGKVPAVVVVHENRGLNPYIEDVARRLAKAGFIALAPDGLTSVGGYPGNDEKGVELQQKVDPEKLMNDFFAAIEWLMHHDASTGKVGITGFCYGGGVTNAAAVAYPELGAAVSFYGRQPQDKDVPRIKAPIMLHYGELDTRINEGWPAYEKALKAAGTTYEAFIYKGANHGFHNDSTPRYDEAAANLAWERTLGWFKKYLA; this is encoded by the coding sequence ATGACTCGCCTGACCGCCAAAGACTTCGCCCCTGAACTGCTGGAGCTTTACGACGGCTACGCCCACGGCAAGATCAACCGCCGGGAATTTCTCGACCGCGCGGCGCTGTTCACCTTTGGCGGGCTGACGGCGTCGGCCCTGCTCGCCGCCCTGAGCCCCAACTATGCCTTGGCCGAGCAAGTGAAATTCACCGACCCGGAGATCGTCGCCGACTACATCACCTACCCGTCACCCAAGGGCAACGGCAACGTCCGGGGTTACCTGGTGCGCCCGGCCAAGGCCACCGGCAAGGTGCCGGCGGTGGTGGTGGTGCACGAGAACCGTGGGCTGAACCCATACATCGAAGACGTCGCCCGCCGGCTGGCCAAGGCCGGGTTTATTGCCCTGGCGCCAGACGGCCTGACCTCTGTCGGTGGCTATCCCGGCAACGATGAGAAAGGCGTGGAACTGCAGCAGAAAGTCGACCCCGAGAAACTGATGAACGACTTCTTCGCCGCCATCGAATGGCTGATGCACCACGACGCCAGCACCGGCAAGGTGGGGATCACCGGGTTCTGCTACGGCGGCGGCGTGACCAATGCGGCAGCGGTGGCGTATCCGGAACTGGGCGCGGCGGTGTCGTTTTACGGGCGCCAGCCGCAAGACAAGGACGTGCCACGGATCAAGGCGCCGATCATGCTGCATTACGGTGAACTGGATACGCGAATCAACGAGGGCTGGCCGGCGTATGAGAAGGCGTTGAAGGCGGCGGGTACGACGTATGAGGCGTTTATCTACAAGGGCGCCAATCATGGGTTCCACAATGATTCGACGCCGAGGTATGACGAGGCGGCGGCGAATCTGGCGTGGGAGCGGACGTTGGGTTGGTTCAAGAAATACCTGGCCTGA
- a CDS encoding TRAP transporter small permease, giving the protein MQTLRRVWEHLEEGFIAILLAAMTLVTFVYVMLNNIYTLFFSLADKWAWSSGFFNALGDHTMGWAQDMTWSVALTKAMFGWLIFFGISYGVRTAGHLGVDALVKLTPRRVQRVLGMLACLCCLAYAGLFMVASYKWLTAVTTAHIGAEDLDKFGIDVSDIVVIVPIGFALVFIRYLEIFYRIFTHRQTGLGLADEAGEASKLAGSHEERH; this is encoded by the coding sequence ATGCAAACGCTAAGGCGCGTCTGGGAGCACCTGGAGGAAGGCTTTATCGCCATCCTGCTGGCCGCCATGACCCTGGTGACTTTTGTCTACGTCATGCTCAACAACATCTACACGCTGTTCTTTTCCCTTGCCGATAAATGGGCGTGGAGCAGCGGATTCTTCAACGCCCTGGGTGACCACACCATGGGCTGGGCCCAGGACATGACCTGGAGCGTGGCGCTGACCAAGGCCATGTTCGGCTGGCTGATTTTCTTCGGTATCTCCTACGGCGTACGTACCGCCGGCCACCTGGGGGTGGATGCGCTGGTCAAGCTGACGCCACGCCGGGTGCAGCGCGTGCTGGGCATGCTGGCCTGCCTGTGCTGCCTGGCCTACGCCGGGCTGTTCATGGTCGCCAGCTACAAGTGGCTGACGGCGGTGACGACCGCGCACATCGGCGCCGAAGACCTCGACAAGTTCGGCATCGATGTCAGCGACATCGTGGTGATCGTGCCGATTGGCTTTGCCCTGGTGTTCATCCGCTACCTCGAAATCTTCTACCGCATCTTCACTCACCGCCAAACCGGGCTGGGCCTGGCCGACGAAGCCGGTGAAGCCAGCAAGTTGGCCGGCAGCCATGAGGAGCGTCACTGA
- a CDS encoding APC family permease encodes MSTFVENTVTAPPNAQAPLSSDDADLASLGYEQKMHRTMSSFTSFALAFSMVSINTGVVTLFADPFNRVGGIGILLWLLVIPLVCCIVMVYCHLAGRIPLTGYAYQWSSRLAGNHFGWFTGWVAFTSFVAGTAATSAAIGTVFAPEIWANPTQGQIQGLSIGATLVVGLLNICGIRLATRINDIGAIIEIIGTVLLAIALFFGVFFFFEHTQGVAILTSAQPVSGAGISFTTLALATLLPVSVLLGWEGAADLSEETKDPRRAAPRAMIRAVLVSSVLGFVVFALLSIAIPGSVSELLSHSENPVINIVRLQLGNAAGMGMIVIAFASILACLIANMAVATRMTFALSRDNMLPGSKVLAKINPHFGTPVAAIVLITAIAVLLNLASGGFVTAIYSMVGLTYYCTYLLTLIAAYLAYKNGRMPGAPDGVFSLGRWLLPMIILGGLWAIAVILTLSVPEESHTGAVTTGVTLGVGVLWWWFSLRTRLNNGTAGPSSKLLDH; translated from the coding sequence ATGAGCACATTCGTCGAAAACACCGTGACCGCCCCGCCGAATGCCCAGGCACCGTTGTCCAGCGACGACGCCGACCTCGCGAGCCTCGGCTACGAGCAAAAGATGCACCGCACCATGAGTTCGTTTACTTCGTTTGCCCTGGCCTTTTCCATGGTCTCGATCAACACCGGGGTGGTCACGCTGTTCGCCGACCCGTTCAACCGGGTCGGCGGCATCGGCATTCTCCTGTGGCTGCTGGTGATCCCGCTGGTGTGCTGCATCGTCATGGTCTACTGCCACCTGGCCGGGCGCATTCCGCTCACCGGCTACGCCTACCAATGGTCCAGCCGGCTGGCGGGCAATCACTTCGGCTGGTTTACCGGCTGGGTCGCGTTCACCTCGTTTGTGGCGGGTACTGCAGCCACCTCGGCGGCCATCGGCACGGTGTTCGCACCGGAGATCTGGGCCAACCCGACACAAGGCCAGATCCAGGGCCTGAGCATCGGTGCCACCCTGGTGGTGGGCCTGCTGAACATCTGCGGGATACGCCTGGCCACACGGATCAACGACATCGGCGCAATCATCGAAATCATCGGCACCGTGCTACTGGCGATTGCGTTGTTCTTCGGGGTGTTTTTCTTTTTCGAGCACACCCAGGGCGTGGCGATCCTGACCTCGGCGCAACCGGTGAGCGGCGCCGGCATCAGCTTTACCACCCTCGCCCTCGCCACCCTGCTGCCGGTCTCGGTGCTGCTGGGTTGGGAAGGCGCCGCCGACCTGTCGGAGGAAACCAAAGACCCACGCCGCGCCGCGCCCCGGGCGATGATTCGCGCGGTGCTGGTGTCCAGCGTATTGGGCTTCGTGGTGTTCGCCTTGCTGAGCATTGCGATCCCGGGTTCGGTCAGCGAGTTGCTCAGCCACAGCGAAAACCCGGTGATCAACATCGTGCGCCTGCAACTGGGCAACGCCGCCGGCATGGGCATGATCGTGATCGCGTTTGCCTCGATCCTCGCCTGCCTGATCGCCAATATGGCCGTGGCCACGCGCATGACCTTCGCCCTGTCCCGGGACAACATGCTGCCGGGTTCCAAAGTGCTGGCGAAGATCAACCCGCACTTCGGTACGCCGGTCGCTGCCATTGTGCTGATCACCGCCATCGCCGTACTGCTGAACCTGGCGAGCGGCGGGTTTGTCACCGCGATCTACTCGATGGTCGGCCTGACCTACTACTGCACCTACCTGCTGACGTTGATTGCCGCGTACCTGGCCTATAAAAACGGCAGGATGCCCGGGGCGCCCGACGGTGTATTCAGCCTGGGCCGCTGGTTGTTGCCCATGATCATCCTCGGCGGCCTGTGGGCCATCGCGGTGATCCTGACCCTGAGCGTGCCGGAAGAAAGCCACACCGGCGCCGTCACCACCGGGGTTACACTCGGCGTCGGTGTGCTGTGGTGGTGGTTCTCGCTGCGCACGCGCCTTAACAATGGCACCGCCGGGCCGAGCAGCAAATTGCTCGATCACTAG
- the dctM gene encoding C4-dicarboxylate TRAP transporter large permease protein DctM has translation MAVLCLFLLLFVFMFLGVPIAISLGLSGAVSILMFSPDSVSSLAIKLFETSDAYTFLAIPFFLLSGAFMTTGGVAQRLIDFANACVGHIRGGLAIAAVLACMLFAALSGSSPATVAAVGSIAVAGMVRSGYPKEFGAGIICNAGTLGILIPPSIVMVVYSAATETSVGKLFMAGVIPGLLLGLMLMVAIYIVARIKKLPAQPRATFREWLTCARRAFWGLLLLVIILGGIYSGMFTPTEAAAVAAVYSAFVALFVYKDMKIKDCPKVLLESGRLAIMLMFIIANAMLFAHVLTTEQIPQEITAWVISEGLTPIGFLIMVNVVLLVAGSFMEPSAIVLILAPIFFPIAMKLGIDPIHLGIVMVVNMEIGLVHPPVGLNLFVTSAVTGLTLGQTIRAALPWLMILLVFLIMVTYLPFISLALPHWLGM, from the coding sequence ATGGCCGTTCTGTGTCTGTTTTTGCTGCTGTTCGTGTTCATGTTTCTCGGCGTGCCCATCGCGATTTCCCTGGGGTTGTCGGGCGCGGTGTCGATCCTGATGTTCAGCCCGGACTCGGTGAGTTCGCTGGCGATCAAGCTGTTTGAAACCTCGGACGCCTACACCTTCCTGGCGATTCCGTTCTTCCTGCTGTCGGGTGCGTTCATGACCACCGGCGGCGTGGCGCAACGGCTGATCGACTTTGCCAACGCCTGCGTCGGGCACATCCGGGGCGGCCTGGCGATTGCCGCCGTGTTGGCCTGCATGCTGTTTGCCGCGCTGTCGGGGTCATCGCCTGCGACGGTGGCCGCGGTGGGGTCGATTGCCGTGGCGGGCATGGTGCGCTCAGGCTACCCGAAGGAATTCGGCGCCGGGATCATCTGCAACGCCGGTACCCTGGGCATCCTGATTCCGCCGTCGATTGTGATGGTGGTGTATTCGGCGGCCACCGAAACATCGGTAGGCAAGCTGTTCATGGCCGGGGTGATTCCGGGCCTGCTGCTGGGCTTGATGCTGATGGTCGCGATCTACATCGTCGCGCGCATCAAGAAGCTGCCGGCTCAGCCTCGGGCGACCTTCCGCGAGTGGCTGACCTGTGCCCGCCGGGCATTCTGGGGCTTGCTGCTGTTGGTGATCATCCTGGGCGGCATCTACAGCGGCATGTTTACGCCGACTGAAGCGGCGGCGGTGGCGGCGGTGTATTCGGCGTTTGTCGCGCTGTTCGTCTACAAGGACATGAAGATCAAGGACTGCCCCAAAGTCCTGCTGGAGTCCGGGCGCCTGGCGATCATGCTGATGTTTATCATCGCCAACGCCATGCTCTTTGCCCACGTGCTGACCACTGAACAAATCCCCCAGGAAATCACCGCGTGGGTGATCTCTGAAGGCCTGACGCCGATTGGCTTCCTGATCATGGTCAACGTGGTGCTGCTGGTGGCGGGCAGCTTTATGGAGCCGTCGGCGATCGTATTGATCCTGGCGCCGATCTTCTTCCCGATCGCGATGAAGCTGGGGATCGACCCGATTCACCTGGGGATCGTGATGGTGGTCAACATGGAGATTGGCCTGGTGCATCCGCCGGTGGGGTTGAACCTGTTTGTGACCTCGGCAGTGACCGGGCTGACCCTGGGGCAGACCATCCGCGCGGCGTTGCCGTGGCTGATGATCCTGCTGGTGTTCCTGATCATGGTCACCTACCTGCCGTTCATCTCGCTGGCCTTGCCGCACTGGCTGGGGATGTAA
- a CDS encoding aspartate aminotransferase family protein has protein sequence MNEVMNTAPAKINLVKARGSLVWDDQGKEYIDCTAQAWSNNLGANDPRVVEAAVAQLREMTHIRPNFGSPAHTRLVKKLREVSPGALNQMGFALHGSLAGEMAMKLAFKNRPGAQNLLVLQDGYHGRSLATLGASWPHPNNPFLPIQPRFTRVPHPNPYRTRLGMDPETESQLCLGLLEETILKGVDGGVAAVMMEPIQGNGGHIEFPRSYYKGVREICDRLGVLLIFDEVQTGFGRMGTMFAADYYDVLPDIIVFGKGVGGGFPLAGILADDKLKWFDEGEEALTFGHFPVSLAAGYATVEAIVADNLCEKARDSGDYITARLKDMQTRHPLIGDVRCPGLMASIELVKDRTTKEPACRESQEVYRLGVERGVLFGESRYAGLGNLIKVKPPLDIERPLLAKALDVLDEVIGIIEEQRP, from the coding sequence ATGAATGAAGTGATGAACACCGCACCCGCCAAGATCAACCTGGTCAAGGCCCGAGGCTCGCTGGTATGGGACGACCAGGGCAAGGAATACATCGATTGTACCGCCCAGGCCTGGTCCAACAACTTGGGGGCGAATGACCCTCGGGTGGTGGAAGCCGCCGTCGCGCAATTGCGCGAAATGACCCACATCCGCCCCAACTTTGGTTCGCCCGCCCACACCCGGCTGGTGAAGAAGCTACGGGAAGTCTCCCCCGGCGCCCTCAACCAGATGGGTTTCGCCCTGCATGGCAGCCTCGCCGGTGAAATGGCGATGAAGCTGGCCTTCAAGAACCGCCCCGGCGCGCAAAACCTGCTGGTGCTGCAAGACGGTTACCACGGCCGCTCCCTCGCCACCCTCGGCGCCAGTTGGCCCCATCCGAACAACCCGTTTTTGCCGATTCAACCGCGCTTCACCCGTGTGCCCCATCCCAACCCCTACCGCACCCGCCTGGGCATGGACCCGGAAACCGAGTCGCAGTTGTGCCTCGGCCTGCTGGAAGAAACCATCCTCAAGGGCGTCGACGGTGGCGTGGCGGCGGTGATGATGGAACCGATCCAGGGCAATGGCGGGCACATCGAATTCCCGCGCTCCTACTACAAGGGCGTACGCGAGATCTGCGACCGCCTCGGCGTGCTGCTGATTTTTGATGAAGTACAAACCGGTTTCGGGCGCATGGGCACCATGTTTGCGGCCGACTATTACGATGTGCTGCCCGACATCATCGTGTTCGGCAAAGGCGTCGGCGGCGGCTTCCCCCTGGCCGGGATCCTGGCCGACGACAAGCTCAAGTGGTTCGACGAAGGCGAAGAAGCCCTGACCTTCGGCCACTTCCCGGTCTCCCTGGCCGCCGGCTACGCCACGGTGGAAGCCATCGTCGCCGACAACCTCTGCGAAAAAGCGCGGGACTCCGGCGACTACATCACCGCCCGCCTCAAGGACATGCAAACCCGTCACCCGTTGATTGGCGACGTGCGCTGCCCGGGGCTGATGGCTTCCATCGAACTGGTCAAGGACCGCACCACCAAGGAACCGGCCTGCCGAGAATCCCAGGAGGTGTATCGCCTTGGAGTGGAGCGCGGCGTATTGTTTGGCGAAAGCCGTTACGCAGGGCTGGGCAACCTGATCAAGGTCAAGCCGCCGCTGGATATCGAACGCCCGTTGCTGGCCAAGGCCCTCGACGTGCTGGACGAGGTGATCGGCATCATCGAGGAGCAACGGCCATGA
- a CDS encoding DUF2252 family protein, with protein MKTPRPSSRMPHLTQLRNLKMARSAHAYVRGSTVQFYEWLHSQHGRRLPHGPAIWICGDCHAGNLGPTGDTKGRIDMHIRDLDQAVIGNPAHDLVRLALSLATAARGSDLPGVTTARMLEEMMVGYAQAFKDKPDEAPPRPSQVKAGMRSAVERTWKNLARERIESTRPTIPLGKHFWSLSRAEKSALETLCASDEIHRLVTSLKGRSNDDQVELLDSAYWVKGCSSLGLLRYAVLLGVGDGADQEYCLIDIKEAVGAAAPRAARAKMPRDNGRRVVEGARHLSPALGERMLATRFLDHGFFIRELLPQDMKLELDELSEIDAMHAAGYLARVVGVAHARQMDRDTRKDWMAMLQENRSKRLDAPSWLWTSVVQLVGSHEEGYLNHCRRYALEH; from the coding sequence ATGAAAACGCCGCGTCCCTCTTCGCGAATGCCCCACCTCACGCAACTGCGCAACTTGAAGATGGCGCGCTCCGCCCACGCTTATGTGCGGGGCAGTACGGTTCAGTTTTATGAGTGGCTGCACAGCCAGCATGGCCGGCGCTTGCCCCACGGGCCGGCGATCTGGATCTGTGGCGACTGCCACGCCGGCAACCTCGGGCCCACGGGCGACACCAAGGGCCGGATCGACATGCATATCCGTGACCTTGACCAGGCGGTGATCGGTAACCCGGCCCATGACCTGGTGCGCCTGGCGTTGTCTTTGGCGACTGCTGCGCGGGGTTCGGATTTGCCGGGGGTGACCACCGCCCGCATGCTCGAAGAGATGATGGTGGGGTATGCGCAGGCGTTTAAGGACAAGCCCGACGAAGCACCGCCGCGCCCGTCCCAGGTCAAGGCCGGGATGCGCAGTGCGGTGGAGCGCACCTGGAAAAATCTGGCCCGGGAGCGTATCGAAAGCACCCGGCCGACGATTCCGTTGGGCAAACATTTCTGGTCGTTGTCCCGGGCGGAAAAGTCAGCCCTGGAAACGTTGTGCGCCTCGGATGAAATCCACCGGCTGGTCACCTCCCTTAAAGGCCGGTCCAACGATGACCAGGTTGAGTTGCTGGACTCGGCGTATTGGGTCAAGGGTTGCAGCTCCCTTGGGTTATTGCGGTATGCGGTGTTGTTGGGGGTAGGGGATGGGGCTGATCAGGAGTATTGCCTGATCGATATCAAGGAAGCGGTTGGCGCTGCGGCGCCGCGTGCGGCCCGGGCGAAGATGCCTCGGGATAACGGCCGGCGGGTCGTGGAGGGCGCACGGCATTTGTCACCGGCGTTGGGAGAACGGATGCTGGCGACGCGGTTTCTGGACCACGGGTTTTTCATCCGTGAATTGCTGCCCCAGGACATGAAACTGGAACTGGATGAACTCAGCGAAATAGATGCGATGCACGCGGCCGGGTACCTGGCGCGGGTGGTCGGCGTCGCGCATGCACGGCAGATGGACCGGGATACGCGCAAGGACTGGATGGCGATGTTGCAGGAGAACCGCTCGAAGCGGCTGGATGCGCCTTCGTGGCTGTGGACCAGCGTGGTGCAGTTGGTGGGGAGCCACGAGGAAGGGTATTTGAATCATTGCCGGCGGTATGCGCTGGAGCACTGA
- the ampC gene encoding class C beta-lactamase: MHERSSTTARVSILALLLGAGNCMAATDLRQVVDSTIEPLMQQQDIAGLSVAVIQDGKAQYFNYGVANKDGKQPVTENTLFEIGSVSKTFTATLAGYALANGKLKLSDPASQYLPALRGDTFDHISLLNLGTYTAGGLPLQFPDESDNASKMISYYQHWKPDFAPGTQRLYSNPSIGLFGHLAAQSLGQPFDRLMEHTLLPKLGLKHTFITVPKAQMNLYAQGYDKAGKPVRVGPGALDAEAYGIKTSTSDLIQYVEVNMHPAKLEKPLQQAIAATHTGYYTVDGMTQGLGWEMYPYPITLDALTAGNSAQMAFQPHKVSWLTPPQAPHADTLVNKTGATGGFGAYVAYVPSKGLGVVILANKNYPNAERVKAAHAILSAMDK; encoded by the coding sequence ATGCACGAACGATCTTCAACAACAGCAAGAGTCAGCATACTCGCCTTATTGCTCGGCGCGGGCAACTGCATGGCGGCCACAGACCTGCGCCAGGTCGTGGACAGCACCATCGAACCCCTGATGCAGCAGCAGGACATTGCCGGCCTGTCGGTGGCGGTGATCCAGGACGGCAAGGCGCAATACTTTAACTACGGCGTCGCTAACAAGGACGGCAAACAACCGGTCACCGAAAACACCCTGTTTGAAATCGGCTCGGTGAGCAAGACCTTCACCGCCACCCTCGCCGGCTACGCGCTGGCCAACGGCAAGCTGAAACTCTCGGACCCGGCCAGCCAGTACCTGCCGGCGCTGCGGGGCGACACGTTTGACCACATCAGCCTGCTCAATCTCGGCACCTACACCGCCGGTGGCTTGCCGCTGCAATTCCCGGATGAGTCCGATAACGCCAGCAAGATGATCAGCTACTACCAGCACTGGAAACCGGATTTTGCCCCCGGCACCCAACGCCTGTACTCCAACCCGAGCATCGGCCTGTTCGGCCACCTCGCCGCCCAAAGCCTGGGCCAGCCGTTTGACCGGCTGATGGAGCACACCCTGCTGCCGAAACTCGGCCTCAAGCACACCTTCATCACCGTGCCCAAGGCGCAAATGAACCTGTACGCCCAGGGTTACGACAAGGCCGGCAAACCGGTGCGTGTCGGTCCTGGCGCCCTAGACGCCGAGGCCTACGGCATCAAGACCAGCACCTCGGACCTGATTCAGTACGTTGAAGTGAACATGCACCCGGCGAAGCTGGAAAAGCCGCTGCAACAGGCAATTGCCGCGACCCACACCGGCTATTACACGGTTGATGGCATGACCCAGGGCCTCGGCTGGGAGATGTACCCCTACCCGATCACGCTGGACGCCCTAACTGCAGGCAACTCGGCGCAAATGGCCTTCCAGCCCCACAAGGTCAGCTGGTTGACACCACCGCAAGCGCCCCATGCCGACACGCTGGTGAACAAGACTGGCGCCACCGGTGGCTTTGGCGCCTACGTGGCGTACGTGCCGAGCAAAGGCCTGGGGGTGGTGATCCTGGCGAACAAGAACTACCCGAACGCCGAACGGGTGAAAGCGGCCCATGCGATCCTGAGTGCGATGGATAAATAA